One Glycine max cultivar Williams 82 chromosome 6, Glycine_max_v4.0, whole genome shotgun sequence DNA segment encodes these proteins:
- the LOC100779069 gene encoding probable E3 ubiquitin-protein ligase ZFP1, protein MDQMSQQRHGYFHSESIHFRGSNISPPNVCTLVTASGHGTNLDSHYLLDAYDNGMMYGMTQYNGVQHQHNLDMGVPAAANIYYSSMNPSSGTAASLNAEVRRGNYQYFNASASSTVAPPNARHTENGIPSLPHCTSWSRSGESMMVRDPNRITQGNYLSQHFQPAAPPPWLDQQLNSNNNDGHALPWHQSLPMPYVQAPSANGSSLENARMGPQRYHDTAGSRSGHRFPHPPLVNPHYHSFHHQTQPVQEMRGHSINFHPPPPVTAPSYRVPTNASRSSSIFIQDAIEMGARHVGAAPFAGSRIYRPHRGSMHETTLRHRNLPPVTFLQVDDVTLLVDHHNDMRLDIEDMSYEELLALGERIGKVNTGLSEEMITSQMKTKSYLLLATNAINLEEAASEEQETDSCIICQDEYKNQEKIGILQCGHEYHADCLKKWLLVKNVCPVCKSEALTPGEKCV, encoded by the exons ATGGATCAAATGAGTCAGCAAAGGCATGGCTATTTTCATTCCGAAAGTATCCATTTCAGAGGCAGCAACATCTCTCCGCCTAATGTATGCACACTCGTGACAGCCTCAGGGCACGGAACTAATCTAGATTCCCATTATTTACTAGATGCTTATGACAATGGTATGATGTATGGAATGACACAATACAATGGAGTTCAACATCAACATAATCTTGATATGGGTGTTCCAGCTGCTGCCAACATATATTATTCTAGCATGAATCCTTCATCTGGTACAGCTGCATCTCTAAATGCTGAAGTTAGGAGAGgaaattatcaatatttcaaTGCCTCGGCTAGTTCTACAGTTGCTCCCCCTAACGCAAGACACACTGAAAATGGCATCCCCTCACTACCACATTGTACTTCGTGGAGCAGATCAGGCGAGTCTATGATGGTGCGTGACCCTAACCGTATAACTCAAGGAAATTATTTAAGTCAACACTTTCAACCAGCAGCTCCTCCTCCCTGGCTGGACCAGCAGTTGAATAGCAATAATAATGATGGTCATGCTTTGCCTTGGCATCAGTCTCTTCCAATGCCATATGTACAAG CTCCCAGTGCTAATGGAAGTTCATTAGAGAATGCAAGAATGGGTCCTCAGAGATATCATGATACAGCTGGCAGCAGAAGTGGCCACAGATTTCCTCATCCTCCTCTTGTCAACCCACACTATCATAGCTTTCATCATCAAACACAGCCTGTGCAAGAAATGAGAGGTCACTCCATCAACTTTCACCCCCCTCCTCCAGTAACTGCACCTTCATATAGAGTTCCAACAAATGCATCACGAAGTTCTTCGATCTTCATACAAGATGCTATTGAGATGGGTGCTAGGCATGTTGGCGCTGCACCATTTGCTGGTTCACGTATATACCGACCCCATAGGGGCAGCATGCATGAGACTACTCTTAGACATCGAAATCTTCCTCCCGTGACCTTTCTCCAAGTTGAT GACGTTACTTTACTGGTTGACCATCATAATGATATGCGCTTGGACATTGAGGATATGTCTTATGAG GAGCTTCTTGCATTAGGGGAGCGGATTGGCAAAGTAAACACAGGTTTGTCAGAGGAAATGATTACAAGTCAAATGAAgacaaaatcttatttattaCTAGCTACTAATGCTATTAACTTGGAGGAGGCAGCTTCCGAGGAACAGGAAACTGATTCTTGCATAATATGCCAG GATGAATATaaaaaccaagaaaaaattGGTATTCTTCAATGCGGGCACGAATATCACGCAGACTGTTTAAAGAAATGGTTACTTGTGAAAAATGTGTGCCCCGTATGCAAATCAGAAGCATTGACTCCTGGAGAGAAGTGTGTATAA
- the LOC100780488 gene encoding uncharacterized protein, which produces MSQQVYFHSESIHFSGTNICLASGNGISLDCHYVLDVHDSHLDQHLQPYVQAFSANRSSSENARIGPQRYHDTNGSRSGHRFPWRYHDTNGSRSGHRFPYRYHDTNGSRIGHRFPQRYHDTNGSRSGHRFPRRYHDTNGSRSGHRFPQRYHDTNGSRSGHSFPRRYHDTNGSRSGHSFPQRYHNTTGSRSGHRFPPPPPQHHSFHHQVQPAQVIIGHSFNIHPPVTAPSYRLPTNPSHGSSILIHDAFEMGARHPGFAPFAGARIHQSHRGNLHEMITLIHQNLPSAVFFSDDDVALLVDHHTDMHLDTEDMSYEDLLELGEQIGNAKSGLPEKTITSQMKTKTYILPTNATNLEEAASEEQETDLCIICQDEYKNKENIGILRCGHEYHADCLRRWLLEKNVCPMCKSIALTPGGKQ; this is translated from the exons ATGAGTCAACAAGTCTATTTTCACTCCGAAAGTATCCATTTCAGTGGCACCAACATTTGTCTAGCTTCAGGAAATGGAATTAGTCTAGATTGCCATTATGTACTAGATGTTCATGACAGCCATTTGGATCAGCACTTACAACCATATGTACAAG CTTTCAGCGCTAATAGAAGTTCATCAGAGAATGCGAGAATTGGTCCACAGAGATATCATGACACAAATGGTAGCAGAAGTGGCCACAGATTTCCATGGAGATATCATGACACAAATGGCAGCAGAAGTGGCCATAGATTTCCATATAGATATCATGATACAAATGGCAGCAGAATTGGCCACAGATTTCCACAGAGATATCATGACACAAATGGCAGCAGAAGTGGCCACAGATTTCCACGGAGATATCATGACACAAATGGCAGCAGAAGTGGCCACAGATTTCCACAGAGATATCATGACACAAATGGCAGCAGAAGTGGCCACAGCTTTCCACGGAGATATCATGACACTAATGGCAGCAGAAGTGGCCACAGCTTTCCACAGAGATATCATAATACAACTGGCAGCAGAAGTGGCCACAGATTTCCCCCTCCTCCTCCACAGCATCATAGCTTTCATCATCAAGTACAGCCTGCACAAGTGATCATAGGTCACTCCTTCAACATTCATCCTCCTGTAACTGCACCTTCGTATAGACTTCCAACAAATCCTTCACACGGTTCTTCAATCCTCATACATGATGCTTTTGAGATGGGTGCCAGGCATCCTGGCTTTGCACCATTTGCAGGTGCACGCATACACCAGTCTCATAGAGGCAACTTGCACGAGATGATAACTCTTATACATCAAAATCTTCCTTCTGCGGTCTTTTTCTCAGATGAT GATGTTGCTTTACTGGTTGACCATCATACTGATATGCACTTGGACACTGAAGATATGTCTTATGAG GACCTTCTTGAATTAGGTGAGCAGATTGGCAATGCAAAATCGGGTTTACCAGAGAAAACAATTACAAGTCAAATGAAGACCAAAACTTATATACTACCTACTAATGCTACTAACTTGGAGGAGGCAGCTTCTGAGGAACAGGAAACTGATCTTTGCATAATATGCCAG GATGAATATAAGAACAAAGAGAATATTGGAATTCTTAGATGCGGGCATGAATATCACGCAGATTGTTTAAGGAGATGGTTACTTGAGAAAAATGTCTGCCCCATGTGCAAATCAATAGCATTGACTCCTGGAGGAAAACAATGA